The following DNA comes from Terriglobales bacterium.
CTCCAGAATGTGGATACTATGCGAGCCAACGTATCCCGCGCGTGCCAGAACGTTCCAGGGTAGCTGGTGCTCCAAGGTCAGGTTCCATTCATAGATGGTCGGCACCTTGTAGTTGCCGCTGGGATCGTAGGTGACTGCAATCTCATTGAATGGCGGGCTGTAAGCAAAGTTCGTCGGAGCCGGGAAAGGACTGGGGAAGCTTGGATAGGAGGCGGCCTGCGCCCCACTGCAGTGCAGGGTAGCCTTGGTCGCAGCCAGCGTGCACAGCGGGTCACTAAAGGAACCGGCCGTCGAACCAGGACCCGGGTTGCTATTGTTGGCGGTAGAGAGTATGAATTGCGGACTGAAGGGCCACTCATCTACATAGCGATTACTGAGCATACCCATCACGCGACTGTCATAGAAGATCCCCACTCCTCCACGGAGGCTGGTTTTGCCATCGCCAAAAACGTCATAGGCGAAGCCAACCCGAGGCGCCCAACCTTTGAGGTTGGCTCGGAGGGCATTCTTGGGCATACCGGGATCGCTCGGAATGCCATTCTGTCCGGAGAAGAAAATGCCTGGAGGCGCATTGGGGTAAACCTTGGACACCGTACCCGCTGCCATGGCAGTGAGATTGACCTGCGCCCAGCGGTTTCCTTTGTCACTCCAGGGAAACGCCGGCTCCCAGCGCAGCCCAAGGTTCAAGGTCAGGCGCGGGGTAATGCGGTAATTATCCTGGACGTACAAGCCGAGAAAGGTATTGCGGTTGGCCTTAAATTCTCCGGCTCCCTGCTGGAGGGCAAAGCCGTTGCCGACGCCGCTGCCATCAGAGAGGATACCAGCCAGGAAAAGATTGTACGTGGGAGCGTTGGTAAAACCAGTGCCTCCCACAACTAACGGATTCGCCAGGTAATTATCTGAAACGCCAAACCCGAACAACCCCGGTTGATTAAATTGGTTGTTGAGGTCCACTTGGCTCTTCTCAATCGAGCCCCCGAAGTGTATGTCGTGCTTTCCCCACTCGTAGCTAACATCATCGGCCCACGCGAAGTTGTTTCGCGTAAAGGCCGCCTGCGGATTATCTCCGAAAGTGAACCCTCCTTGGACTCCAACACCTTGAATGGCGCTCGGCTTGGGCTGGAATGGGAGCGCCACTCCAAAAGCCGTCACGTTGACTGCGTTGGGAGAAGGCCCTCTGTCGGCGACTTCCCGCGAGAAGCTCATGCGCGCGTCGTTGATGAAGCGCGGTGAGAAGATGTGGGTCTCGTGAATCAGGGCATTCTGTGCCGTGATATCGAAGGTGGCATCGGTATAGGCCGCAAGCAGCAGTGGATTGAAGACCGGCTTCTTGATGAAGCGGTCAAATTCATATCGGAGCGTGAGGTTATCGTTCTTGCCGATGGTGTGGTCCAGCCTGCCCATTCCGGCATCAAAACTTTCGCTGTCGGGCTTGGAGAAGGCGAAAGTTGGGTTTGAACCTGCTGGTATGCCACCCGACAAGCTAAATTTCGCAGCCGAACCTAAATACGCCCCGGTCGTAGGGTTGATTCCCAGCATCGTCGCCACTGCGGGATCAATAACTCCTGGCGTCCCAAACGGTCCCTTCGTTAGAAAATTGGCGATGTCTGTCTGTCCTACCACCTTCTGGCTTCCTAACGCGAGGTTGCGAAAATTCGTGCGCTGATAGCCGGCAAAGAAATAGGTCTTGTTGTGGATAATTGGTCCGCCGATGGTGCCGCCAAACTGATTGCGCTTGACCGAGTCCTGCGCAGTCGGCGTGGCAAAGAAATTCTGTGCGTTGAAGGCGGGATTGCGGACGAATTCAAATAGATCGCCGTGGAGGCTATTGGTGCCGGACTTGGTGACTACGTTGACCACGCCGCCGGCGTTTTCCCCATATTGCGCGCTGTAGTTGGTGGTCTGCACGCTGAATTCCTGCAGAGCATCCGGAAACGGAAACGGCTGGTTAACGTTGGTGTACTCATCTATATAGTTGCCGCCGTCAAGCTGGTAGCTGATCGTATTCTGGCGGGCACCGTTGACCGCGTAGGTCACCCCGCCGGGAAACGTCTTGGTCGCTCCCTGGTCCGCGCCCCCGTTAGGCGAGTTGACGGCGCCGGGCACCAACAGTGTTAGGGTTGCCGCGTTGCGGCCGTTGAGAGGCAGTTCCGAAATGCGCTCCTGCTCGATCACCTGCTTGATGGTTGGGGTCGAGACGTCAACCGCGAGTGCGCTCCCAGTCACCTCCACCACTTCAGTCGGGTTACCCACGGTAAGCTTTGCATTGAATGTAAGGGCTTGATCGGCAAGCAATGTAACTTTTGTTTGTGTGAACGTGCGAAAGCCCGAGGCTTCCACGCTCACGGTGTATTCCGCCGGCCGAAGCGAGTTGATGACGTAATATCCTTGAGCGTCGCTGGTGGCGGTGCGTATAAGCCCCGTACCGCTCTGCGTTGCTTTGACCTGGGCTGACGCAACCACGGCCCCTGTAGGGTCCGTAACCGTTCCGCCAATACTGCCTTGGCCTTGTGCGTGGGAAAACGCCGAAATGATACAAAGCGCAACGACTGTTAAAAGAATTTTTTTCATACTCTCCTCCACTGTGAACTGACCCAAATTGATTTAGCGCAACGAATTCTCGAGAGTCTTCGATTGGCGCTCGAGTTTTTCTGCAAGCCTTGCAATCTGCAGCAGAATCAGCAGCCAGGATTCAACAAGCCAACACCAACTCCCGCTTCCGATTATGGGAGGCAAAATTAGCATTGCCTTGCTTTGATCGCACCACTGCCCTCTGCACAATATCCCTTTGGGCAGCGGTGTCAAGCTTAGATAAATAAACTGTATGTTTAGAAAAACTAATCAATGGATAGCGGGCCCACGTTTCGGAGGGTGATATCAAACCATTGATTCCTTCAGGAAATCAGGACATCATTAGAATGTCCGCGTCAGGATGGGGCTTTGGAAAGTAGTTCTTTGAAAATTCGCGATAAATA
Coding sequences within:
- a CDS encoding carboxypeptidase regulatory-like domain-containing protein, which translates into the protein MKKILLTVVALCIISAFSHAQGQGSIGGTVTDPTGAVVASAQVKATQSGTGLIRTATSDAQGYYVINSLRPAEYTVSVEASGFRTFTQTKVTLLADQALTFNAKLTVGNPTEVVEVTGSALAVDVSTPTIKQVIEQERISELPLNGRNAATLTLLVPGAVNSPNGGADQGATKTFPGGVTYAVNGARQNTISYQLDGGNYIDEYTNVNQPFPFPDALQEFSVQTTNYSAQYGENAGGVVNVVTKSGTNSLHGDLFEFVRNPAFNAQNFFATPTAQDSVKRNQFGGTIGGPIIHNKTYFFAGYQRTNFRNLALGSQKVVGQTDIANFLTKGPFGTPGVIDPAVATMLGINPTTGAYLGSAAKFSLSGGIPAGSNPTFAFSKPDSESFDAGMGRLDHTIGKNDNLTLRYEFDRFIKKPVFNPLLLAAYTDATFDITAQNALIHETHIFSPRFINDARMSFSREVADRGPSPNAVNVTAFGVALPFQPKPSAIQGVGVQGGFTFGDNPQAAFTRNNFAWADDVSYEWGKHDIHFGGSIEKSQVDLNNQFNQPGLFGFGVSDNYLANPLVVGGTGFTNAPTYNLFLAGILSDGSGVGNGFALQQGAGEFKANRNTFLGLYVQDNYRITPRLTLNLGLRWEPAFPWSDKGNRWAQVNLTAMAAGTVSKVYPNAPPGIFFSGQNGIPSDPGMPKNALRANLKGWAPRVGFAYDVFGDGKTSLRGGVGIFYDSRVMGMLSNRYVDEWPFSPQFILSTANNSNPGPGSTAGSFSDPLCTLAATKATLHCSGAQAASYPSFPSPFPAPTNFAYSPPFNEIAVTYDPSGNYKVPTIYEWNLTLEHQLPWNVLARAGYVGSHSIHILETQFLNFSNPGFKTAQQPFNPLCASGTGLANCTVYVGSNKTFSQSTFSNTVQADINDINANYNALQFSVEKRMSKGLTILGNYTWSRSLDDLPFGEGVSGFDTGYSTLPITNPNRHRFDYGPS